One genomic window of Punica granatum isolate Tunisia-2019 chromosome 1, ASM765513v2, whole genome shotgun sequence includes the following:
- the LOC116192567 gene encoding 24-methylenesterol C-methyltransferase 2-like, with protein sequence MAMESVAIFFTGALLLGGLYWFVCVLGPAEQKGKRATDLSGGSITADKVQDKYRQYWSFFRRPSEIETKDRVPDFVDTFYNLVTDIYEWGWGQSFHFSPSVPGKSHRDATRLHEEMAADLILAKPGHRVLDVGCGVGGPMRAIASHSGAKIVGITINEYQVNRAEAHNKKAGLDGQCEVVCGNFLEMPFPAESFDGAYSIEATCHAPRLQDVYSEIFRVLKPGAFYVSYEWVTTDKYRPEDPAHVEVIQGIERGDALPGLRGQSNIAATAQKVGFEVVEERDLAQPPAGPWWTRLKMGRVAYWRNHILVTILAALGIAPKGTVDVHEMLFKTAGYLTRGGETGIFTPMHMILCRKPNLPVVAQDPSSN encoded by the exons ATGGCAATGGAGTCTGTTGCTATCTTTTTCACGGGCGCTCTGCTGCTGGGCGGCCTCTACTGGTTCGTGTGCGTGCTCGGCCCGGCGGAGCAGAAGGGGAAGCGGGCGACGGACCTCTCCGGCGGCTCGATCACCGCCGATAAGGTGCAGGACAAGTACCGCCAGTACTGGTCCTTCTTCCGCCGCCCCAGTGAGATTGAGACCAAGGACCGCGTCCCCGACTTCGTCGACACCTTCTACAACCTCGTCACCGACATCTACGAGTGGGGGTGGGGCCAGTCCTTCCACTTCTCCCCCTCCGTCCCCGGCAAGTCCCACCGCGACGCCACCCGTCTCCACGAGGAAATGGCCGCTGACCTCATCCTGGCCAAGCCCGGCCATCGCGTCCTCGACGTGGGCTGCGGCGTCGGCGGCCCCATGCGCGCCATCGCCTCCCACTCCGGTGCCAAAATCGTCGGCATCACTATCAACGAGTATCAG GTGAATCGGGCCGAGGCGCACAACAAGaaggccgggctggacgggcAGTGCGAGGTTGTATGTGGCAACTTCCTCGAGATGCCGTTCCCCGCCGAGAGCTTCGATGGCGCCTACTCGATCGAGGCTACGTGCCATGCCCCGCGGCTGCAGGACGTCTACTCCGAGATCTTCCGGGTCCTGAAGCCCGGGGCCTTCTATGTCTCGTACGAGTGGGTCACCACTGACAAGTACCGGCCCGAGGACCCGGCCCATGTTGAGGTCATCCAGGGCATCGAGCGGGGTGATGCCCTCCCTGGACTCCGTGGGCAGTCCAACATCGCGGCGACCGCGCAAAAAGTGGGCTTTGAGGTAGTCGAGGAGAGGGACCTGGCCCAGCCCCCGGCTGGCCCATGGTGGACCCGGCTAAAGATGGGGCGGGTCGCTTACTGGAGGAACCACATCCTCGTGACGATCCTCGCAGCCCTGGGGATCGCCCCCAAGGGCACTGTGGACGTTCACGAGATGCTGTTCAAGACAGCCGGTTACCTGACCCGAGGAGGCGAGACCGGGATCTTCACCCCGATGCACATGATCCTATGCCGGAAACCCAACTTGCCAGTGGTAGCACAAGATCCTTCGTCCAACTAA